In the Malania oleifera isolate guangnan ecotype guangnan chromosome 1, ASM2987363v1, whole genome shotgun sequence genome, one interval contains:
- the LOC131149906 gene encoding uncharacterized protein LOC131149906 gives MSKQSGDPSVMPSSIALLQERFRQLQRAKEMREEKELLRLFSNSEPANPTTFHEPSRLPFTSELILPPRPPLQTSLSQPPNSQSKHADLQVIETPVWANNLRSRDRVPHRSDNPDDSDVDTSLHL, from the coding sequence ATGAGTAAGCAAAGTGGTGACCCATCTGTCATGCCTTCCTCCATCGCTCTCCTGCAGGAGAGGTTTAGACAGCTGCAGAGAGCAAAAGAGATGAGAGAGGAGAAAGAACTCCTCAGGCTGTTCTCCAACTCAGAGCCCGCCAACCCGACAACCTTCCATGAACCATCCAGATTGCCTTTTACTTCAGAATTGATCCTTCCGCCCAGGCCACCTCTCCAAACCTCTCTCTCCCAGCCACCAAATTCACAGAGCAAGCATGCTGACCTCCAGGTCATTGAGACTCCAGTTTGGGCTAACAATTTAAGGTCGAGGGATAGAGTCCCCCACAGATCAGATAACCCTGACGATTCAGATGTTGACACCTCTCTTCATCTGTGA